A window of Bacteroidales bacterium contains these coding sequences:
- a CDS encoding tetratricopeptide repeat protein, translating to MKIQKPPLPMRWMLLLLLFSSSLSLFSQVNTEYFMTVGRNELSKGNYADAINKFNTVVRFDKDNFEAYFLRGIAKYNLGDFIGAENDFSRTLELHPLFVVAWHYRGLVRDNLQDYYKALQDLDRAISLEPYDPDLLISRGTVKIHMGSYLWSLIDLDSAIRIDPKKPLAYMNRAVARTSLKDYDGALKDCNKAIQLDPYDDGAYLRRGVIRYDTKDFTGAVEDFQYAIKLNPDNPYTWFNRAMSRYHSSDTLGAMEDYSRVIELDPYNALSFYNRALLKSQLNDLYGALDDYNKVLLLNPDNIYTYYNRAIIFHMLEDYRAAIADYTRSIELFPDFAGAYLNRSEAKKSLKDEKGAYKDYQKAIEIIDAVKTYGYDSLTVKQFADSAYFNKIMEFEADFVAVKLDNVTPDKSVDLELAFMVQFALEDQMIFDQSRTGYAFHELKELNEKNTGGVQFVISNDHVELGLEQAYQRLILTDSMLSHDPSSAQAYFLKGVINSMVQNYNTALQDYEKSLQLDTEQPLAYLNRGYVLFEMAEREFVGNKFSGPVTITWEGAEKETQKDVPLSPDYQLAMLDYDKVVKMQPENAFGYFNRANVKVRLKDYSGAIQDFSRAIEREPGLAEAYFNRALTLIFLNDTRSACRDLSQAGELGLEQAYRVIKQYCNTP from the coding sequence TTGAAAATTCAAAAGCCACCCTTACCGATGCGCTGGATGCTCCTTCTTCTCCTCTTCTCCTCTTCCCTGAGCCTATTTTCCCAGGTAAACACAGAGTATTTCATGACCGTGGGGCGGAATGAGCTGTCCAAGGGCAATTACGCGGATGCAATCAATAAATTCAATACCGTCGTCCGTTTTGATAAAGATAATTTTGAAGCCTATTTTCTGAGGGGAATTGCTAAATACAACCTCGGCGATTTCATAGGTGCGGAAAATGATTTCTCTCGTACCCTCGAACTGCATCCCCTGTTTGTCGTCGCCTGGCATTACAGGGGATTGGTCAGGGATAACCTGCAGGATTATTATAAAGCATTGCAGGACCTCGACCGGGCCATTTCACTTGAGCCTTATGATCCTGACCTGCTCATCAGCCGGGGGACAGTTAAGATTCACATGGGCAGTTACTTATGGTCGCTCATTGACCTGGATTCGGCCATAAGGATCGACCCTAAAAAACCGCTGGCATATATGAACCGTGCAGTGGCAAGGACTTCCCTTAAAGATTACGATGGCGCACTCAAGGACTGTAACAAGGCCATACAACTGGATCCTTACGATGACGGAGCTTATCTCCGACGCGGGGTAATCCGGTATGATACAAAAGATTTTACCGGTGCGGTTGAAGATTTTCAATACGCCATCAAACTTAATCCTGATAATCCCTATACCTGGTTTAACCGGGCCATGTCCCGTTATCACAGCAGCGATACACTCGGCGCAATGGAGGATTATTCACGGGTCATTGAACTGGATCCTTACAATGCATTGTCGTTTTATAACAGAGCCCTTCTAAAATCCCAGCTTAACGACCTGTATGGTGCCCTCGATGATTATAACAAAGTTTTATTGCTGAATCCGGATAACATCTACACTTACTATAACAGGGCTATAATTTTTCACATGTTGGAGGATTACCGGGCGGCGATTGCTGACTATACCAGGTCCATCGAACTTTTTCCGGATTTCGCCGGCGCTTACCTGAACAGGTCGGAAGCTAAGAAGTCGCTCAAAGATGAAAAGGGCGCCTATAAAGATTACCAGAAAGCCATTGAAATCATTGATGCAGTGAAGACATACGGATATGACAGCCTGACCGTCAAGCAATTTGCCGATTCGGCCTATTTTAACAAGATCATGGAATTTGAGGCAGATTTTGTGGCTGTGAAACTGGATAATGTTACTCCGGATAAGTCTGTCGACCTCGAGCTGGCTTTCATGGTGCAATTTGCGCTGGAAGACCAGATGATCTTCGACCAAAGCCGGACAGGTTACGCTTTCCATGAACTTAAAGAATTGAATGAAAAAAATACCGGCGGAGTACAGTTTGTTATTTCCAATGACCATGTTGAACTGGGCCTGGAACAGGCATACCAGCGGTTGATACTTACCGACAGCATGCTGAGCCACGATCCTTCTTCCGCGCAGGCATACTTCTTAAAAGGGGTCATTAACAGCATGGTTCAGAATTACAATACAGCCCTGCAGGACTATGAAAAGTCGCTCCAGCTGGACACGGAACAGCCGCTTGCCTATTTAAACCGTGGTTATGTTTTGTTCGAAATGGCGGAAAGGGAATTTGTGGGGAACAAATTCTCCGGTCCGGTTACCATTACCTGGGAAGGGGCCGAAAAGGAAACGCAGAAAGATGTCCCTCTTTCACCCGACTACCAGCTGGCTATGCTGGATTATGACAAAGTAGTTAAAATGCAACCTGAAAATGCTTTCGGATATTTTAACCGGGCTAATGTGAAGGTCCGGTTGAAGGATTATTCCGGTGCCATCCAGGATTTCAGCAGGGCTATTGAAAGGGAGCCAGGGCTTGCTGAAGCTTACTTTAACCGGGCGCTGACCCTCATTTTCCTGAATGATACCCGTTCGGCCTGCCGGGACCTCAGCCAGGCCGGGGAACTGGGCCTGGAGCAGGCCTACAGGGTCATCAAACAGTATTGTAATACACCATAA
- a CDS encoding molybdopterin-binding protein has protein sequence MSKEIKVLSVNISEKKGTIKQPVDFIELDELGVKQDAHAGNWHRQVSLLAKESVDKFSSAAGREIRFGEFAENITTDGIILYETHPFDRFIIGEAELEVTQIGKECHGDNCAIYREVGNCIMPKEGIFCRVLRPGKVKAGDTITFTPRIYRLMVITLSDRASQGIYEDKSGPRVIALMEDFFKKLNWQSQIKHHIIPDDDKSLQNLLKDAIAGQFDFVITTGGTGIGPRDITPEVVRSVIEKEIPGIMEMIRMKYGQEKPNALLSRSMAGVAGKTIIYVLPGSVKAVNEYMAEITKTIKHTLYMLHGLDAH, from the coding sequence ATGTCAAAAGAAATTAAAGTCTTATCCGTCAATATCTCCGAAAAAAAAGGGACCATCAAACAACCGGTTGATTTCATCGAACTGGACGAACTGGGCGTAAAACAGGATGCCCATGCCGGCAATTGGCACCGGCAGGTCAGCCTGCTGGCCAAAGAGAGTGTCGATAAATTCTCTTCCGCTGCCGGCAGGGAAATCCGCTTTGGTGAATTCGCTGAAAATATCACGACAGACGGCATCATCCTCTATGAAACACATCCGTTCGACAGGTTCATTATCGGTGAAGCAGAGCTTGAAGTGACGCAGATCGGCAAGGAATGCCATGGTGATAATTGTGCTATCTACCGTGAAGTTGGCAATTGTATCATGCCAAAAGAAGGGATTTTCTGCCGGGTACTCCGGCCGGGGAAAGTTAAAGCGGGTGATACGATCACCTTCACCCCGAGGATTTACAGGCTAATGGTAATCACGCTAAGTGACCGGGCCAGCCAGGGAATTTATGAAGATAAAAGCGGCCCCCGGGTTATAGCCCTCATGGAAGATTTTTTCAAAAAACTCAATTGGCAAAGCCAAATCAAACATCATATTATTCCCGACGATGATAAAAGTCTGCAAAACCTTCTGAAAGATGCTATTGCCGGTCAGTTTGATTTTGTTATCACTACCGGTGGAACCGGTATCGGGCCAAGAGATATCACCCCGGAGGTGGTGCGATCAGTAATAGAAAAAGAAATTCCGGGAATCATGGAGATGATCAGGATGAAGTACGGCCAGGAGAAACCCAATGCGCTGCTAAGCCGCAGCATGGCCGGAGTTGCCGGGAAGACTATCATCTATGTTTTGCCGGGCAGTGTAAAAGCCGTGAACGAATACATGGCAGAGATAACCAAGACGATAAAGCATACACTGTATATGCTGCATGGACTGGATGCGCATTGA